The window GATATTTCTTCTCCACAGCAAATCCCGGAGCTTTTCCGGGATTGAAGAGAAGCAACCAAGTTAATTTCTCTGTTACTACTACccctttttcaaattttttgaacAATCCCACAAAACCACAACTTGGGTTTTGATCAATATCCtgttttgttcttgatctgATCCttaattttcatcaaaagaaGAAACGAAATCGAGCACCAATACTTACTCTACACACATTAaccaactctttttttttttttttttttttgtgtttaaacGGATGAAACTCCGGCTGTTAATGGGTTTGGAGCTAACGATTTTTTCTGGAAATCGGTTTCTTGTGGTGCTGGATTAGTGTTAGATAAGGCGGGGTCTTCTGTTTTGGGTGttgatttctttcaaaaccCATCTTCAATCAGCTGGGTTGAACCCCAATTGCTTGCGTTTCTTCATATttaggtttttgttttctcacgGCGATGGTATTCTCACTTCGATTCTGAGTATTTCGTTGGAATTTCATCTGGGTTTGATCAACGTTAGTTTCTCCAGATTCCGATCATGGCTGCCAAGTCTGGGTCGCTTGATTCCTGGAGGAATTACTTCCGGAATGCGAATTCGGATATTTTTGGTATAATCGATTACGCAATTTTGGTGGCGGCTTCCGATTGTCCTAAGGAGTTCAGGTTGAGGAGAGATCGAATTGCAGAGCAGTTGTTCTCTTGCCGATTGACTCGTTGCTTGGGCTGTGACCGAGTGGAGCTGGCGGTGGCCGGAGACATCGACGGCGATGACGGCGAAACGGGTTTCAAGAGCGATTTCGTCAGAGATGGGTGTGAGTTTGAGGCTGGTGGGAGCAAAGAGAGCAAGGTTTATAGTAGTAGAGATGATATAGGGGAGATGAATTGCAACCGGGTTAGTAATTTTAGCTTTGGTGAAGCTGAAGCATTGACTGATGAAATTGAGCAAGAATCTCAGATTGTAGGAGAGGTTTTGAGGATCAAAGAGattcttaataattttgaagatgAGGTAACAATtgattttaatgttttcattttctggGATGTTTATTTGTCCCTCATGATGATCATTGTTCTGTTTGTGTGTGTTGTTGTGCAGTCTGATCCGGTGTTGTTTGAATCACTTAGAAGACTTGAATTGATGGCTCTATCAGTTGATACTTTGCAGGTGATTTGAATTGTTCTGTTTGCCCTTGCATTTCTTGAGGGGACTTAGATTTTGTCGattgttttagtttctaatGAAAATCTGGACTCAAGTTTTGAGGCGTTTTCTCCCTTTATCAGGCAACAGAGATTGGCAAAGCTGTTAATTGTCTTCGAAAGCATGGATCAAAGCGCATCCGCCATCTTGCTCGAGTTCTTATCATGTACTAAATCTTTCCTCCAAAGTTCATTTAGTGTAGATGATATGTGATGAATGTCCAAAGTGAATTTTCTGTTGACTCTCTTTATGGCACACCTTCAATAtgcttcctttcttttttattctgtCCACATTTGTCTTCAAAGTTCTTTACTTTGCTGGTGATTTGAATTGTTCACTTTGCTCTTCATTTCTTTATGGCACCTTCAAAGTTCTATAGATCTTTTGTCCGAGTTTTATGTATGGCTTGCTGCATAGGATCAACAGAGAATAACCAATTCCGACCATTCCCTGTCCgtcattttgtttattgagTGGATGAAGAGCTTTTCTAGCTCATCTGTTTCTTTACAACTTGTTGCTTACTAGGAGAGGCCCCCATCTGCCATGCCCCATCTTCTGAACTTTCTCATCCTATAGATATATCCGGTCTTTGATAAAGTTCACATTCATAATTCACTTAATGCAGTTAGTAGATAAGGAAGATAtcattttcaagattcttGTTGCTGCTCATTGTTACTTTACTTTGTTTGAGAGTAAAAGATCTACTTTTTGAATTGCAGGGAGTGGAAAGAAATGGTGGACTTGTGGGTACAAGCTACAGCTGCTGTTCAAGGTAGAGTTTGTTCACTACGCATTTCATCTATTATTTCTTGCCATTTTTCAAGAGTTCTTTATTGAGAAATGCTTTTGTTTTCGTTGACAAAAAGGTGCAGAGGTCACACCGGATTCCAAAAACAAGTCTGCTGCggtgaaagaagaagatgattatGAAGAAGAAGGCCTTCCCTCTCCTCCTTTAGACGAAGCTGCATTTTTTACGACTCAGCCCACATCGATGGAGCTCTCACAAGTACgtctctattttctttttgtattcaGTTTTGCTATTCTGAAGAGAAGTTACCTACTTCAAGCTGCATCGGTTCTAATCAACTGTATTTTACTTTCCGTTCCTTGGTGAAGTTCTTTGATGGCATGGACGATGATGGAAGTGAGTTCATTATGCAATTTCTTACATCTTCAGTTTTTACCGTTTCTTAGATTCATGATTACGAATTGGGAACTATGTTGTTTCAGATCCTCGAAATAGTGGGGACTTCGTCAAGAACCGCAATAATGTGagaaaaacttcaaatggCAATCAAAACCCTACAAGGTGTAACCAACAAACCACTCGAGAGGTTAATGTGCTTTCTAAGGAAAATAAGACTCAAATGAAGGAACAAGTTGTGAAGCCAAATAATAAGCCATCCTCAAACACAAATTCTGGGCTCTTGAGGGCACAGAAGCTAAGCACAGAACAGAAGGACAACCATGAGAAGTTCCAGCGCAAATTGGAAAAACCTACAATCCCAAAGAGGAATCAGCAAGATGTAAGTACAGGAATATCCAGATCGTAACTTGTAAAGTAATTTGGTTTGACATGTGCACTTTTACctgatttgtttgatttatgtttACCAGAACTTCAAGTGCTCAGATGAGGTCGCAGTTCAAGTGAAACTAGAAGCTACAAAAAGGAAACTCCAAGAGAGTTACCAACAAGCTGAAAACGgtatttgtttagttttccATCCGTGCTTCTATCAATTCTGATACCGATTTCATGGGAAATATAAAAGGTTTATTACTCAACGAATCCAAGAAACAATAGCTAAATGTTTTTGAGTTTGACAATTTGGTTAGGACATCCAAATTAATGGTTTTTTAAATGCATTGCATAAAATTTGTGACTATATTCTCGTAAGTTCTCGAAAATTCTGACTCATGGTGTTTATTCAACAGCCAAGAAGCAGCGTACGATACAGGTTATGGAATTACACGATCTTCCCAAGCAAGGAATTGGCCACAGAAATCCACATCTAAAATCTGGAGGCTTCAACCGGAATTGGGCAAATGGGCGGCGTTAGGATCGTCGATATAATAAGGTAGAAGACTAATGCTTCCAGCAAACTGTTTGAGTGACTTCCATCTAGAATCAGGTGGAAGATCATGATGCTAAAGCTCCCTGGCAAACAGTGTCTTGACCTGACCGACTTCGCTTGAAggtaaacaacaaaaaaacttGGTTTCAGTCTGTCGTGCCAGAGAAGGTGATTCCGGTTCCGATCCCGAGGAGAGTTggaacgaaaaaaaaaatgcccATTTCCTACTTTAAGTACATTTTCAAGTATAGAGAACTTCTAATTGGAATTTGGGAGGCAAAATTATATAGCTTTATCGGTGGTTGTTCTGGGAGTTTTGACTTGGTTATCTCTTACATAATGACTGTATAGAACCCCTCATTTGATATCCTCTTCACTTACTTCACTGACTACTTCTCTTATAGACACTTTCCCCCTTCTTTCTTACATTCAAGGAAGACTTATTCCTTCCATACTGTGAGATTAATGATAATGTAAGATAAATTGCACAAAAAGAAGGTGCATTCCCATAAACAGTATAAAGTCATCTCTGTATACTTCTTCATATAAATGCCAAATAATTGTTCTCACAATTTGTAGCTTTTGTTCTCATGGAATGATGGCCAATGATTCTCATTCAAATGCTGTTCCTTTTTGTTCTAAAGCTGTTAGATTCCTTGAGTTTGGTTCGTTTCAGCCTCTTGATTCTCGTTGATACACGTAACAAGacacatttattttcaatgttaCTGAAAATCATGGAAAGGTTGTGGATGAGTTGTATTGACATCTTGAACTTTTGGTGAAAtgcaaatttatgtttaaaaagaaagttaggaAGGTGAGATGGAGTTGGATAGTTAGTAAATGTTTCCCATTTGTGGAATTTTGTTTGAAGTCTTTAGATCAACAGCTAAGATCTCTCTCCAACAAGAAGGCAAAAGGGTTTTGcacttaatttaaaattggtaGGTAACAACTAAGAAGAGCATGACATGGtttatctcttttttactttactCCTTTCTTGTCTGTAGACAAATCATATACACAGTCCATCCCATTAATACCCAGCTCTTCACCCTCAATACTTCAATTCTTTTCCTTCCATAAAACTTCAAGGAATGGagatatttgaatatttgatgATCTGAcgtattttaaaaacaaagataatgGTATTTGGATTAAAGATATGAGAGAGTATGTGGTGATGAGTTAATCCATTTTGGAGTAGTGGGGAAGGGAAAAGGGAGTTTTGATTTGCTTTGATTCCAATTAATATTTGCAAGAAGATAAGGGTTTCCATATGTATATTGTTCTTATCCTTTGCCACACACCTCAAAAAGCATTAcccaattcttttttataattttcaacatttcaaattttgcaagcaattctctctctctctccctatGCCCTATTTGAATAGATTCTATCAAACCCACATGCCTTCCTCTTCTCACATAAcctatacatattatatatatatatatatatatatatatataaatgtgaaaaatgaGATCATAGTACTTTCCCCATATTGCCCTTCTCAAAAAATAAtgttcaatttaaaaaatcatagtAAATTCATATTGAATAACCAATTTATTGAGCAGaggatttaaaaattaaaacaacaaaggattatttcttttatatatatataaaaaagttaataaatcaTTCTATCTCATTAATTACTTGGATATTTTAAAAGCCCAaatgattgattgaaattgaaacaaataattagtttaCAAGGGAAACTCAAACATGCCCCTTTTGACTATTCAAGATATTTAACACAtgctaaattattaattgCTGTAAACATTGTAATCAATTTTTGTACCAATTGTCATTTATATGAATCCATGTTTATATGGAAGTAAATTAATTACTGATGTGAACCCATTTGTTTGATGCAtgaattttacataaatggtaattcttttttcccttcacATTCTTATATTGAATAAGATGATAAGGTGGGTAGACAGACAGTGCATgccatcaaatcaaatatagaaagaaatattgaaaattcataattaagaTCAAACATCTCtcacaaaacttttaaattttaaatctactTTGTTACCAATTTAGTTCTTGACATACGTTTAAGTCTATGAATAAATCTTCTGCCTCGAAATCTCTTGCTTTGATATCCATGTTTCAAAAACCAAGTCAACTTTTGAAAACGAGAATTTGGCTAAGAATGCAAATCCTCTTCCAACTATTAATATAAACTAttgtgagaaaataaaagtttatgttCAAACCGGAcctaaactttcaactttGTATCAAAAATCTCTAAACTCTACAAACATATTGTCTACTATATCCTTAaacttttccattttatatctaatatctttatactttcaaatatttttacaaactatgtactacatatatatatataagatgtGAAAAGATGTCAAATGATTCAAGTATTTATTAGGCGacgaaataaaaaaaaatagaatttaagaAGGCTAAATGaggattatatatatcatttgaaGTGAGGAATCTAACATTGAactttgatataaaaaaaatattcatatttgcttggattaaaattgataGTTTGACTAATTGGAAAGCCTACGTTggctaaaagaaaataaaagatattgaaactttcaaattcaataatcaataaagaaagaaaggaagtcaagttgacaattttatttatttattttttgcctAACCACCAACTCATTTTATGCATAAAACAATGACCAAAGTTTGAAGGGTCAAAACATTTACAAGATCctaatatgatatatattctcaaaatCCACTGAATTTGGGCTGATTTGATGAGTTCAAGTTATAATAATCAATActgaaattaaatgtttagaAGTGAATTTCTATTAGTCTCAACTCCAAAATCACTAATgtcaaattcaatttgaattgaaGTGACatgtaaagaagaagaaaaaagtgtagaaagatgtatatatatcttcgATTGTAATTTACTATTTGTATGCATTATTTCTACGATTACAAATAGTTTCTTTCTATGAGAACTTTTTTAACCAACACACCACATCACACCAATGTTTTCCTAACTCTACTTTCTTGAAGCATAAACAACATTGAATTAATCAATATAGAAACACTTGACATTTACATCTCTCCAACCATGACTTTAGTGACACTTCCATTTTTTGTCGTCCTTGGTGTTTCTTTGTTCTAATTTCTTAACACATAAGTATGATTATTCccattaatttgtttatagttTTACTTCCTAAAGAAAACCTTAGATGATGAGGAATAAAAACTAAGAAGTGGTTGGGGATAGGTTAGAGATGagatataaaagaagaagaagaagaagaagaagaaagaaaaccctaaacacaatgaaaaagcaaaattaaatggaattGAACAACCAAATCGAAAAGGTTGACTTTGTTTGTTGTTGCCGACATGAATTGGATCTGTGGGTCGACACCCCCACTTCCCTTTGTTCAAATTCGATCTTCTTTCaaacattatattttgtatcatTCCTCTTTACAACATAAAAAGTGCCTTTTGGTTCCCTTTCTTATAATACTGTGCGACCTACCTACACATACCAACCAACTTTTCTCCATGCATCTacatttacttcttttttctcttttacttcCACAAACAATTCCCCACTGCCTCCACCCGTAGCATTCTTATCGTATTACTCACAATGTGGAAGCCTGAATATGTTAAAATGGCCTCATCACTAAGAAAACATTTGGAATTAGTTGAAAGGTTTGATGTGCTCCAAATGAAACGTGAAAAATGAGATCATTTGCCCCCTTTTtgtccttcttctttttcttgaaacCTATAGTGTGAACCAAAATTTGTAGGGTGAATAATAATGAGTTGATGCCAAAATGGTTTGGAAAGAGAGACTACAGACAACTCCTTAGATCTAACTTTTGCTCGAATGGGCCTATTGGGCCAAACAACCTCGAACTCTCCTGGGCCTATTCAACACCATTCCTTAGATGCCGTACGCCCAACTCTTTGCttcttatatttctttaatgcCCTAAAATACAACTAATTAATGGGGTTTAAAACGggtggaaattaattaatattcaaaaacaccaaaatacccattaacttttcttctattgtaatccaaaaacaattaaaactattaaaatttgtttttcagaatttgagtTAAACGACAGATAccaattttccaaaaaataaaaatgaaaacaaaaaccaattttGCAGTTTAGGGAACCAATCACAgattgtttattatataatccACTATATCCTTTAtctttcaaaacataaaaaaatgaagattcaGTAAGATGCCAAACCCACCATTAGCTGTACCTAAGCTTTCGTTTTCAACCACAacttttccaacttttttatatttttttgtgataaTGATAATGTGATAGTTcaacatgattttttttcttctagaaaacaaagatatTAAAACTCCATTTTCCATATAAAACATTCAGTTTTAAATATCCTCCACTTGTTCATTGTAAATGTGCACATAAAGCACAGCTTAACAATTAAAAGAAtcaatggaaaaagaaaaaaaaaatcaaacagtgaaagagagagaagggagTATGATGGAGATAGTTAAATAGTACTCATTCAAACATTTGAGTTTCCAGCACTTCTACTCGGTACTTTCTATCATGAAAAAGGTACTCTCTGCTCCCCATGTCTATTTATGACTGAGGTTTAAAACAAAAGCCTATACTAAATAAAAGTCCATTATAGACTTGTCTATAACACTAAACCTAAAAGTTAAGCATTACAAGGAAATTTCAAAGTCAAACATCAGAAGGTTATTCTTTAAACCCTGCCGCCAATTGTTCTGTTTATGTACAAAAATGTGGTATATTAAGATCAATTGGCATAACGGTTTCTAGGTTATTAAGTAGACACGAGATGAGGACCTGAGCGTGGGAGAACACAGGAATATGTGACGTACTTGACACTGTCGAGCAACACGACCACAAATATTCTCGAAAGAGACTTTGGCGTAATCACACCGTCAACTTCACTGTCCCCAGCTTCTCTTGGATCAATGAGCACAGAAACTACCACGGAAGAAGctgttttattattgttaccTGGAAAGTTGTCTTTGTGTGGGTTTCTAACAGGTTCTTCTGTGATGTTGAAGTTTGATCTACTTAGGGGAACTGGAAGACCACCAAGGATTCTCCTGTTCTTTCCCTTGTTAAGATGAGTACCGTTCTTACGATGTGTTTTAGATGTATTGACAAGGGAAGATGCTGGAACTATTGCTCCTGGAGCTG of the Cucumis sativus cultivar 9930 chromosome 3, Cucumber_9930_V3, whole genome shotgun sequence genome contains:
- the LOC101215582 gene encoding probable mediator of RNA polymerase II transcription subunit 26b, whose translation is MAAKSGSLDSWRNYFRNANSDIFGIIDYAILVAASDCPKEFRLRRDRIAEQLFSCRLTRCLGCDRVELAVAGDIDGDDGETGFKSDFVRDGCEFEAGGSKESKVYSSRDDIGEMNCNRVSNFSFGEAEALTDEIEQESQIVGEVLRIKEILNNFEDESDPVLFESLRRLELMALSVDTLQATEIGKAVNCLRKHGSKRIRHLARVLIMEWKEMVDLWVQATAAVQGAEVTPDSKNKSAAVKEEDDYEEEGLPSPPLDEAAFFTTQPTSMELSQFFDGMDDDGNPRNSGDFVKNRNNVRKTSNGNQNPTRCNQQTTREVNVLSKENKTQMKEQVVKPNNKPSSNTNSGLLRAQKLSTEQKDNHEKFQRKLEKPTIPKRNQQDNFKCSDEVAVQVKLEATKRKLQESYQQAENAKKQRTIQVMELHDLPKQGIGHRNPHLKSGGFNRNWANGRR